A portion of the Francisella uliginis genome contains these proteins:
- the ettA gene encoding energy-dependent translational throttle protein EttA, whose product MAEKYIYSMHRVGKVVPPNKYILKDISLSFFDGAKIGVLGLNGSGKSTLLKIMAGLDTEIVGEAAPRKGVKIGYLPQEPKLDETKDVRGNVEEALSHLKDMLTRFDEISMKFCEPMSDDEMAKLLEEQGELQNAIDAAGAWEIERKLEVAAEALRLPAWDTDVTKLSGGEARRVALCKLLLSAPDILLLDEPTNHLDAESVAWLEKFLAEYKGTVVAVTHDRYFLDNVAEWILELDRGEGIPFKGNYTEWLEQKEKRLEMEEKRETAHRKALQHELEWVRQNAKGRQAKSKARLAKFDELSSQEFQKRNETQELYIPPGERLGKNVIKVNDIVKSFDDRLLIDHLNMEVPAGSIVGIIGANGAGKSTYFKMITGQETPDSGNIELGETVHLAYVDQSRDALDDNKTVWEEIADGLDVITVGKYTIPSRQYVGRFNFKGADQQKYISQLSGGERNRVHLAKLLRSGGNVILLDEPTNDLDVETLRALEEAILAFPGCIMVISHDRWFLNRVATHMLAFEGNSEVIWFEGNYDAYIEDKKRRLGDKYDAITKIKYKKISVD is encoded by the coding sequence ATGGCTGAAAAATATATATACTCAATGCATAGGGTTGGTAAAGTTGTACCACCTAACAAATATATCCTAAAAGATATTTCTTTATCTTTTTTTGATGGTGCAAAAATTGGTGTACTAGGTCTTAATGGTTCTGGTAAATCAACGCTACTTAAAATTATGGCTGGTCTTGATACTGAGATTGTTGGTGAAGCAGCTCCGCGTAAAGGTGTCAAAATAGGTTATTTACCACAAGAACCAAAATTAGATGAAACTAAAGATGTGCGTGGTAACGTTGAAGAAGCTCTTTCTCACTTAAAAGACATGCTTACTAGATTTGATGAAATCAGTATGAAATTCTGTGAGCCAATGTCTGATGATGAGATGGCGAAACTTCTTGAAGAACAAGGCGAGTTACAAAATGCTATAGATGCTGCTGGAGCATGGGAAATAGAGCGTAAATTAGAAGTTGCTGCAGAGGCACTTCGTCTACCAGCTTGGGATACTGATGTTACTAAACTATCTGGTGGTGAGGCACGTCGTGTTGCTTTATGTAAATTATTATTATCAGCTCCTGATATTTTACTTTTAGATGAACCTACTAACCATCTTGATGCTGAATCTGTTGCTTGGCTTGAGAAATTCTTAGCAGAGTATAAAGGAACTGTTGTAGCTGTTACGCATGATAGATATTTCTTAGATAATGTTGCTGAGTGGATTCTAGAGCTTGATCGTGGCGAGGGCATTCCTTTCAAAGGTAACTATACTGAGTGGTTAGAGCAAAAAGAGAAGCGTTTAGAAATGGAAGAAAAACGTGAAACTGCTCATCGTAAGGCTTTACAGCATGAATTAGAATGGGTTCGTCAAAATGCTAAAGGTCGTCAAGCAAAATCAAAAGCAAGACTTGCTAAGTTTGATGAGTTAAGTTCACAAGAGTTCCAAAAACGTAATGAAACTCAAGAGTTATATATTCCACCAGGAGAAAGACTTGGAAAAAATGTAATCAAGGTTAATGATATCGTTAAATCATTTGATGATAGATTGCTTATCGATCATCTAAATATGGAAGTTCCCGCAGGTTCTATCGTTGGTATAATTGGTGCTAACGGTGCTGGTAAATCAACTTATTTTAAAATGATAACAGGTCAAGAGACACCTGATAGTGGTAATATAGAGCTTGGTGAAACAGTTCATTTAGCTTATGTAGATCAATCTCGTGATGCTCTAGATGATAATAAAACAGTTTGGGAAGAGATTGCAGATGGCTTAGATGTAATCACTGTTGGTAAATATACAATTCCATCACGTCAGTACGTAGGTAGATTTAATTTCAAAGGTGCAGATCAGCAGAAATATATTTCTCAGTTATCTGGAGGTGAGAGAAATCGTGTTCATCTTGCTAAACTACTTAGAAGTGGTGGTAACGTTATCCTACTTGATGAACCTACAAACGATCTAGATGTCGAGACTTTAAGAGCACTTGAGGAGGCTATCTTAGCTTTCCCTGGATGTATTATGGTTATCTCGCATGATAGATGGTTCTTAAACCGTGTTGCTACACATATGCTTGCTTTTGAGGGTAACAGTGAAGTGATTTGGTTTGAAGGTAACTATGATGCTTATATCGAAGATAAGAAACGCCGTCTTGGTGACAAGTATGATGCTATTACGAAGATTAAATATAAAAAGATTTCTGTAGACTAA
- a CDS encoding HoxN/HupN/NixA family nickel/cobalt transporter, which translates to MRKNITIFSLLILALLLFLAAQDLKMLSMIGIAFMLGLRHGFDADHIVAIDNVTRQLITQNRASFKTGLFFALGHSTIVFLLTLLIIIGFSFTSIEKTSALDIGAFFGTIISAIFLLLTGTMSLISLKNLLKNNNYSAHDHTSNSILTKFFRPLIKVIDRPYKMYFVGFLFGLGFDTATEIALLGMAAANVLNGLSIWYVMLLPFSFALGMIIVDSIDAGLMSKVLKINTKEQRFYRYNIIILSIVVAAAYIIALVELLGLLNTNITIVNLITDFIGNNSPIIGFSLVAIFCMFFMFKFANNYSKRK; encoded by the coding sequence ATGAGAAAAAATATAACCATTTTCTCTTTACTAATCTTAGCATTACTATTATTTCTAGCAGCTCAAGATCTCAAAATGCTTAGTATGATTGGTATTGCCTTTATGCTGGGCCTGAGACATGGTTTTGATGCAGATCATATAGTAGCTATAGATAATGTAACTAGACAACTAATAACTCAAAATAGAGCTAGTTTTAAAACTGGATTGTTTTTTGCCCTAGGTCATTCAACAATTGTCTTTTTGCTTACTCTACTAATAATTATCGGCTTTAGCTTTACAAGTATCGAAAAAACTAGCGCTTTGGATATTGGCGCATTTTTTGGAACTATTATATCAGCCATATTTCTCCTGCTAACAGGAACAATGAGTCTTATATCTCTAAAGAATCTCCTAAAAAATAATAATTATTCTGCACATGATCACACGTCAAATTCAATATTAACAAAGTTTTTTAGACCTTTAATAAAGGTGATAGATAGACCATATAAAATGTATTTTGTTGGCTTTCTATTTGGTTTAGGTTTTGATACTGCTACTGAGATTGCTCTTTTAGGTATGGCTGCTGCTAATGTGCTAAATGGCTTATCTATTTGGTATGTTATGTTACTACCTTTCTCATTTGCTCTTGGTATGATTATAGTTGATTCTATCGATGCTGGATTAATGTCAAAAGTTTTGAAGATAAATACAAAAGAACAAAGATTTTATCGTTATAACATTATAATATTATCTATTGTAGTAGCTGCTGCTTATATTATCGCATTAGTTGAACTACTAGGGTTGCTAAATACAAATATAACAATAGTTAATCTAATTACAGACTTTATCGGTAACAATTCTCCTATTATTGGATTTAGCTTAGTTGCTATCTTCTGTATGTTTTTTATGTTTAAATTTGCAAATAATTATTCAAAAAGAAAATAA
- a CDS encoding Ni/Fe hydrogenase subunit alpha: MSRETVIEVPILARVEGEGALDLRIKDGKIDKCDLRIYEPPRYFEKFLEGREPNAIIDAVARICGICPLAYQAGFSRAYETAFDITRTQWIDDMRLLMFLGEWIESHYLHVHLLAAPDFLGYRSAIEMAKDYPKEVVRGVKLQHLGNDILKLLGGRSVHPNGMKVGGFYKAPLVKEVHALIPKLKDALKEAKDVIQWVSTLSFPDTTIPFKMVSLSHPTEYPVFGDDVITSDGEKFHISEYDDHFREFHAVQSTALHSTTVDGQPILLGPLSRINLNFDKLPKHIQQMAHATGVKWPSRNMFHSVVARAIEGYWAIERALQVCENYSYSDTPCVDYTVKAADAWGAVEAPRGIQIDHIKVNDQGLAEKIRISAPTSQNLPCIEADLRMALENFGLDKPEDDIRLHAEMVIRNYDPCISCSAHFLTLNIDRD; this comes from the coding sequence ATGAGTAGAGAAACAGTTATAGAAGTACCTATTTTAGCCCGTGTTGAAGGTGAAGGTGCTTTAGATTTAAGAATTAAAGATGGCAAAATAGATAAATGTGATCTAAGAATCTATGAGCCTCCACGTTACTTTGAGAAATTCCTCGAAGGTAGAGAGCCAAATGCTATTATTGATGCTGTAGCACGTATTTGTGGTATTTGCCCTCTGGCATATCAAGCAGGCTTCTCAAGAGCTTATGAAACTGCTTTTGATATTACTAGAACTCAGTGGATAGATGATATGCGTCTATTGATGTTTTTAGGTGAGTGGATAGAGTCACACTATTTACATGTGCACTTATTAGCGGCACCTGATTTTTTAGGCTATAGATCAGCTATCGAGATGGCAAAAGATTATCCTAAAGAAGTTGTACGTGGTGTTAAACTACAACATCTAGGTAATGATATTCTTAAACTACTAGGTGGTAGATCTGTTCATCCTAATGGTATGAAAGTTGGTGGATTCTACAAAGCTCCTTTAGTTAAAGAAGTCCATGCATTAATCCCTAAACTGAAAGATGCTCTAAAAGAAGCTAAAGATGTAATTCAGTGGGTATCGACACTATCATTCCCAGATACAACTATTCCATTTAAGATGGTAAGTTTATCCCACCCTACTGAATACCCTGTGTTTGGCGATGATGTAATCACTAGTGATGGTGAAAAATTCCATATTAGTGAATATGATGATCATTTTAGAGAGTTTCATGCTGTGCAATCTACAGCTCTTCACTCTACAACTGTTGATGGTCAGCCTATACTTTTAGGCCCTCTTTCTAGGATCAACCTAAACTTTGACAAACTACCTAAACATATTCAACAGATGGCTCATGCTACTGGTGTTAAATGGCCTAGTAGAAATATGTTCCATTCAGTAGTTGCTAGAGCTATTGAGGGATATTGGGCTATCGAAAGAGCATTGCAAGTTTGTGAGAACTACTCATATTCAGATACTCCATGTGTTGACTATACAGTTAAAGCTGCTGATGCTTGGGGTGCTGTAGAAGCTCCTCGTGGCATTCAGATAGATCATATCAAGGTTAATGATCAAGGCTTAGCTGAGAAAATCAGAATCTCAGCACCTACATCACAAAACCTACCTTGTATAGAAGCTGACTTACGCATGGCTCTAGAAAACTTTGGTTTAGATAAACCAGAGGATGATATAAGACTACATGCAGAGATGGTTATTCGTAACTATGATCCTTGTATATCTTGTTCTGCGCATTTCTTAACTTTGAATATTGATAGAGATTAA
- a CDS encoding TetR/AcrR family transcriptional regulator, translating to METKANNTLKKIIKSAKALFLENGFNGTSIRDIAKKANVQSSLIYHYFSNKVDLWKTVKESLINQETFSSINECIKQDTFDSFVKKLVESRFKIHANNPDMLKILDWQRLEKNSSLAGIKSQENFASFDQLEEKIKYFQEMGQLSKDFSAKYVLLFISSATLAPFMRSYELDKDILEENDFVKTTTTLLLKAFK from the coding sequence ATGGAAACAAAGGCAAATAATACTTTAAAAAAAATTATTAAATCAGCAAAAGCTTTATTTCTTGAAAATGGTTTTAATGGCACATCCATTAGAGATATTGCCAAAAAAGCTAATGTACAAAGCTCTTTAATCTATCACTATTTCTCAAATAAAGTTGATTTATGGAAAACAGTTAAGGAATCTTTGATAAATCAAGAGACTTTTTCCTCTATAAATGAATGTATCAAACAAGATACTTTTGATAGCTTTGTGAAAAAACTAGTTGAATCAAGATTTAAAATTCATGCAAACAATCCTGATATGTTAAAAATCTTAGATTGGCAACGTTTAGAAAAAAACTCTTCTTTAGCTGGAATTAAAAGCCAAGAAAACTTCGCGTCATTCGATCAATTAGAAGAGAAAATAAAATATTTCCAAGAAATGGGACAGTTATCAAAAGATTTTTCTGCTAAATATGTTCTTTTATTTATTTCATCTGCAACACTAGCCCCATTTATGCGCTCATATGAGCTTGATAAAGACATTTTAGAAGAGAATGATTTTGTTAAAACAACAACTACCCTTTTATTAAAAGCTTTTAAATAA
- a CDS encoding transposase family protein: MQISYAILSKKARIFRKLTGLKLKHFNKILTDASKSLDEGFPRIGRKPKVDNHADRLLLVLIYYRCYMTQEFLGYLIGLDESNVNRLIRRVELLLVKEIHIKKDRSMTNQKVERLLIDATEQPIQRPKKLKRRKANYSGKKKSHTQKVEIAISEAGQIVNVSKVYPGSVHDITVRRKSDKLARDVDKYCDNGYQGIQNESTKVKLPYKKPKGGSLSIEQKNYNKWLSKIRIYVEHKIAEIKKFRILGETYRSFGKKANLRFNLVAGIVNLQNGF, from the coding sequence GTGCAAATAAGCTACGCAATATTGTCAAAGAAAGCCAGAATATTTAGAAAACTAACAGGTTTAAAACTAAAACATTTCAATAAAATCTTAACCGATGCCTCAAAATCCTTAGATGAAGGATTTCCAAGGATTGGCAGAAAGCCAAAAGTTGATAATCATGCAGATAGATTATTGTTAGTTTTAATATATTATCGTTGCTATATGACACAAGAATTTTTAGGCTACTTGATAGGATTAGATGAATCAAATGTAAATCGCCTAATTAGACGAGTAGAGTTACTACTAGTTAAAGAAATACATATAAAAAAAGATAGAAGCATGACTAATCAAAAAGTAGAAAGACTTTTAATAGATGCAACAGAACAGCCAATCCAGAGACCTAAGAAATTAAAACGAAGAAAGGCTAACTATTCAGGGAAGAAAAAAAGCCATACACAGAAAGTAGAAATAGCTATCAGTGAAGCAGGTCAAATAGTTAATGTTTCGAAGGTTTATCCAGGCAGTGTTCATGATATAACTGTTCGCAGAAAATCAGATAAATTAGCTCGTGATGTTGATAAATATTGTGACAATGGCTACCAAGGTATTCAAAATGAATCTACTAAAGTAAAACTCCCCTATAAAAAGCCCAAAGGAGGTTCTTTAAGTATAGAGCAGAAGAATTATAATAAATGGCTTAGTAAGATTAGGATTTATGTTGAGCATAAAATTGCAGAAATTAAAAAGTTTCGTATACTGGGTGAAACCTATAGAAGTTTTGGTAAAAAAGCTAATCTTAGGTTTAATTTAGTGGCTGGAATAGTTAATTTACAAAACGGATTCTAA
- a CDS encoding 4Fe-4S dicluster domain-containing protein, whose protein sequence is MSQFYFLKHDDLDRMISYFSGQGYEVMAPAVRDKSIVYDNINNASELPWGYEDIQEPAKYEVIKTDAKKAFGWSVPVQSVKPMLFEEKETLWRVSRDENGKLTFNQSLNNKKYAVLGVRPCDLRAIEIQDRVFVENAYQDVRYKARREAMFIVAANCTTAHSNCFCIALGDKPEADKGFDLAMTEIDHGFVIETGSDKGRQVILALQLEPATGAQTYQAEQKVKAVYGMQEKTLPPIAQVEKALTSSYDHPQWEDVAERCLSCGSCTQSCPTCFCHTEKEQPSLDGKESEHTREWDSCFGLDHSYTHGELYREEPKHRYRQWLTHKFGTWREQFKTKGCVGCGRCVTWCPVKIDVTEEINAICEEK, encoded by the coding sequence ATGAGTCAGTTTTATTTCTTAAAACATGATGATCTAGATAGGATGATTTCTTACTTCTCAGGGCAAGGCTATGAAGTTATGGCGCCAGCAGTTAGAGATAAATCTATTGTTTATGACAATATAAATAATGCAAGTGAACTTCCATGGGGCTATGAAGATATACAAGAGCCTGCAAAATATGAAGTCATCAAAACAGATGCAAAAAAAGCTTTTGGTTGGAGCGTACCTGTTCAATCTGTTAAGCCGATGCTTTTTGAAGAGAAAGAAACACTCTGGAGAGTTTCACGTGATGAGAATGGTAAGCTAACATTCAATCAAAGTTTAAATAATAAAAAATATGCTGTACTAGGTGTTAGACCTTGTGATCTAAGAGCTATTGAAATTCAAGATAGAGTATTTGTTGAAAATGCCTATCAAGATGTACGCTATAAAGCTAGAAGAGAAGCTATGTTTATCGTAGCTGCAAACTGTACTACAGCACATAGTAACTGTTTCTGCATCGCTCTAGGTGATAAGCCAGAAGCTGACAAAGGTTTTGATTTAGCTATGACAGAGATTGATCATGGTTTTGTTATCGAGACTGGTAGTGATAAAGGTAGACAAGTAATATTAGCACTACAGTTAGAGCCAGCAACAGGTGCTCAAACATATCAAGCTGAACAAAAAGTAAAAGCTGTGTATGGTATGCAAGAGAAAACTCTACCGCCAATAGCTCAAGTAGAAAAAGCCCTAACTAGCTCATATGATCATCCACAGTGGGAAGATGTTGCAGAGAGATGTCTATCTTGTGGTAGCTGTACGCAGTCATGCCCTACTTGCTTCTGCCATACAGAAAAAGAGCAGCCGAGCTTAGATGGTAAAGAAAGTGAGCATACGCGTGAATGGGACTCATGCTTTGGATTAGATCATAGCTACACTCATGGTGAACTATACCGTGAAGAGCCAAAACACAGATATCGCCAATGGCTAACTCACAAGTTTGGTACTTGGAGAGAGCAGTTTAAAACTAAAGGCTGTGTTGGTTGTGGTCGTTGTGTCACATGGTGCCCTGTAAAAATTGATGTTACAGAAGAAATTAACGCTATTTGTGAGGAGAAATAA
- a CDS encoding Bcr/CflA family efflux MFS transporter → MRFVRKKPLGTKALTAFSIAIACGYFFGAMMFTPSLPAIANYFDTNSSLTRMTVSSFFITMALSQLIYGPASDKYGRKPIILLGSIIFALGSLSCFVSQSITFLIISRAIQGFGVGALITLAKTVVQDSFTKEQFLKVVAWMSIFFSMAPAISPVIGGFFQVHFGWQASFVFMFIFAIVLSIFIIFLFPETNKEKNHKAMHINHLIRSYLTITKNKMFWTYMILNISALSGGVIFDVIGSFILIDDYHLTAATFGIISTLLMVVMIFSRILMSALISSNIKKEIILLLGLFMMSSACVVLGILYLSNLINLVNLLILFGLFCLGCGFILPISSASALSLFDNMKGIAGSFYGSIQMGGVFLVSIIASSLQPSIGFMLSILSILSFISLLIGIKTFYKQSGIFNFKDKTTQLI, encoded by the coding sequence ATGAGATTTGTTAGAAAAAAACCTTTAGGAACAAAAGCATTAACAGCTTTCTCGATCGCGATAGCTTGCGGGTATTTTTTTGGAGCTATGATGTTTACTCCATCACTACCTGCAATAGCAAACTATTTTGATACAAACTCTTCTTTAACTAGAATGACTGTCTCAAGTTTTTTTATTACAATGGCTTTGTCTCAGCTTATCTATGGTCCAGCATCTGATAAATATGGTAGAAAGCCAATTATATTGTTAGGAAGTATAATATTTGCTCTTGGATCATTATCATGTTTTGTATCACAATCGATTACTTTTTTAATTATAAGTAGAGCTATACAAGGTTTTGGTGTAGGAGCTTTAATTACTTTGGCAAAAACAGTTGTTCAAGATTCTTTTACAAAAGAGCAGTTTTTAAAAGTGGTTGCATGGATGAGTATATTTTTTTCAATGGCTCCAGCTATATCGCCAGTTATTGGAGGTTTTTTTCAAGTTCATTTTGGCTGGCAAGCTAGTTTTGTATTTATGTTTATTTTTGCAATTGTTTTGAGTATTTTTATTATTTTCTTATTTCCTGAAACAAATAAGGAAAAAAATCATAAAGCTATGCATATAAACCATTTAATCAGAAGCTATTTGACTATCACAAAAAATAAAATGTTTTGGACATATATGATTTTAAATATTTCAGCTTTATCTGGAGGAGTTATTTTTGATGTGATTGGGTCATTTATATTGATAGATGATTATCACTTGACCGCGGCAACATTTGGTATAATTTCGACTTTGTTAATGGTTGTAATGATTTTCTCACGTATTTTAATGTCAGCACTTATATCTTCAAATATAAAGAAAGAGATAATTTTATTATTAGGCTTATTTATGATGTCGAGCGCTTGTGTTGTATTAGGGATTTTATACTTATCAAATCTTATAAATTTAGTTAATCTTTTGATTCTTTTTGGATTATTTTGTTTAGGTTGTGGGTTTATTTTACCTATTTCATCTGCAAGTGCATTGAGTTTATTCGATAATATGAAAGGAATAGCAGGATCTTTTTATGGTTCTATACAGATGGGAGGAGTTTTTTTAGTAAGTATTATAGCTTCTAGTTTGCAGCCATCTATTGGGTTTATGTTAAGTATTTTAAGTATACTGTCTTTTATTAGTTTACTTATAGGTATTAAAACATTTTATAAACAGAGTGGTATATTTAATTTTAAGGATAAGACAACTCAGCTAATCTAA
- a CDS encoding hydrogenase maturation protease — translation MKQKTLILGIGSPFADDQFGWFVADKLAEIVKEKNIQNVIVESADRPGLNLLTYLDNNYDKVILIDAVYAKVTPGTEFYFKAKDILSFGGFLSSHSVGVAPSLALADAIGMDISNVEFYGVEGQRIFEKDEILSDIVKDAIDTTIKKILNEIRISF, via the coding sequence ATGAAACAAAAAACTCTAATACTTGGCATTGGCTCTCCGTTTGCAGATGATCAATTTGGTTGGTTTGTCGCAGATAAACTTGCTGAAATTGTAAAAGAAAAAAATATCCAAAATGTAATTGTAGAAAGTGCTGACAGACCTGGATTAAACTTACTGACTTATTTAGATAATAACTACGACAAAGTTATTCTTATAGATGCTGTATATGCCAAAGTTACACCCGGGACAGAGTTCTACTTTAAAGCAAAAGATATTCTAAGTTTTGGAGGTTTTTTATCTTCACATAGTGTTGGCGTTGCTCCATCTTTAGCATTAGCTGATGCTATTGGAATGGATATTAGTAATGTTGAGTTTTATGGTGTAGAGGGTCAAAGAATCTTTGAAAAAGATGAGATACTTTCTGATATTGTAAAGGATGCTATAGATACAACAATAAAAAAAATCCTAAACGAAATTAGAATCTCTTTTTGA
- a CDS encoding 2-hydroxyacid dehydrogenase: MKGESLYENTFLFYKKYDKDYFTALKNKHSLEFVEFCLSKQTANIAKGYDAVCIFVNDVCDADIIDKLYSLGIKAILLRCAGFNNVDINYAKKLGIQVARVPAYSPFSVAEHTLALLLCLNRKIHKAYNRVRESNFNIEGLEGFDIHKKTIGIIGFGNIGQAFAQICSGFGGQILVYDPYVDKKKSPRYISLVDDKKELFEKADIISLHCPLNDDTKYIIDEHALDIIKSSAFIINTSRGALVDTQAIIKALKSKSIAGLAIDVYEYEKDLFFKDMSSEIIKDDIFGRLLTFS, translated from the coding sequence ATCAAGGGAGAATCTCTTTATGAAAATACTTTTTTATTCTACAAAAAATATGATAAAGACTATTTTACAGCTCTAAAGAATAAGCATTCTTTAGAGTTTGTTGAATTTTGTTTGAGTAAACAAACGGCAAATATAGCTAAAGGCTACGATGCTGTTTGTATATTTGTTAATGACGTTTGTGATGCTGATATTATAGATAAACTATATAGTTTGGGTATTAAGGCCATTTTACTTAGATGTGCAGGGTTTAATAATGTAGATATTAATTATGCAAAAAAGCTAGGTATACAGGTTGCCAGAGTCCCAGCATATTCACCCTTTTCTGTAGCTGAGCATACATTAGCACTCCTATTATGCTTAAACCGTAAAATTCATAAAGCATATAATAGAGTTCGTGAGAGTAATTTTAATATAGAAGGGTTAGAAGGCTTTGATATTCACAAAAAGACAATAGGTATAATAGGTTTTGGTAATATTGGACAAGCATTTGCACAAATTTGCTCTGGTTTTGGGGGACAAATATTAGTCTATGATCCATATGTTGATAAGAAGAAAAGCCCACGTTATATAAGTTTGGTTGATGATAAGAAGGAGTTATTTGAAAAAGCTGATATTATAAGTCTTCACTGTCCATTAAATGATGATACTAAATACATTATTGATGAACATGCTTTAGATATAATAAAATCTTCGGCTTTTATTATAAACACTAGCCGTGGTGCTTTAGTTGATACTCAAGCAATTATTAAAGCGTTAAAATCAAAATCAATAGCTGGATTGGCTATTGATGTATATGAGTATGAAAAAGATTTATTTTTCAAAGATATGTCTAGTGAGATTATTAAAGATGATATTTTTGGAAGGTTATTAACTTTTTCCTAA
- a CDS encoding FAD/NAD(P)-binding protein, with protein MIYPQDAYLPHEAEIIEFIQDDHDIFTLRLRFVDEELRKNYKFHPGQFNMLYLYGVGEVAISIVNDRNFADDIFEHTIQVVGRITKGMNKLKTGETIGVRGPFGSSWPVEQAKGKDVVIMTGGLGNAPLVAATEEIMKDRDSYGKVYVVQGIRDTSGLIYQDKYTNWNNQPNTQVLLAATAGEPHGPWKWYDGFVTAAIPDLDIDYANTYVMSVGPEIMMKNVAKEFAKVGVPEEQIFVSLERSMKCAIGHCGHCQMGKEFVCKDGAVYAYPAVKKLLEIKGV; from the coding sequence ATGATATACCCACAAGATGCTTATTTACCTCATGAAGCTGAGATAATTGAGTTTATCCAAGATGATCATGATATTTTTACCCTGCGTTTACGCTTTGTAGATGAAGAGTTACGCAAAAATTATAAGTTTCACCCTGGTCAGTTTAATATGCTGTATCTATATGGTGTTGGAGAGGTAGCTATATCTATTGTTAATGATAGAAATTTTGCTGATGATATCTTTGAGCATACTATCCAAGTAGTTGGACGTATAACTAAAGGTATGAACAAGCTAAAAACTGGTGAAACTATCGGTGTCAGAGGTCCTTTTGGTAGCTCTTGGCCAGTAGAACAAGCTAAAGGTAAAGATGTTGTAATCATGACCGGAGGCCTTGGTAATGCTCCTCTAGTTGCAGCAACAGAAGAGATTATGAAAGATAGAGATAGCTATGGCAAAGTGTATGTCGTACAAGGTATTCGTGATACTTCTGGACTTATTTACCAAGATAAATATACAAACTGGAATAACCAGCCAAATACACAAGTACTTCTAGCCGCCACAGCTGGCGAGCCTCATGGTCCATGGAAGTGGTATGATGGTTTTGTAACTGCAGCAATTCCAGATTTAGACATTGATTATGCAAATACTTATGTAATGAGTGTTGGCCCTGAGATTATGATGAAAAATGTTGCTAAAGAGTTTGCTAAAGTTGGTGTACCAGAGGAGCAAATATTTGTCAGCTTAGAGCGTAGCATGAAATGTGCTATCGGACACTGTGGTCATTGCCAAATGGGTAAAGAGTTTGTCTGTAAGGATGGTGCTGTATACGCTTATCCAGCTGTTAAGAAACTATTAGAAATAAAAGGAGTATAA
- a CDS encoding sulfhydrogenase subunit delta: MSAQDKLKNLAPRPKIAVHKFSSCDGCQLALINDAVSLLTLAEMVDIVHFAEAGPLDEFAEVDIAFIEGSVNTHHDIHRLEKIREKAKYVISIGACAVAGGIQALRNFTNDAELLEWQKAVYPQETQVIIDEDLPTAKAIKEYVNVDFEISGCPITTEQILKAIRQLLFGVEPEKVVDPVCTTCKHAGVTCVMVAKGEPCLGPVIADGCGAICPKLGRGCYGCFGASKYANLDAMTRKLKELGLSDKQIHDKYRFISSQDDVFKKAGV; the protein is encoded by the coding sequence ATGTCCGCTCAAGATAAATTAAAAAATTTAGCTCCTCGCCCTAAAATAGCCGTGCATAAGTTTAGCTCATGCGATGGTTGTCAGCTAGCACTAATTAACGATGCTGTATCACTTCTTACCCTTGCAGAGATGGTTGATATTGTTCACTTTGCCGAAGCTGGTCCTTTAGATGAATTTGCTGAAGTAGATATTGCATTTATCGAAGGTAGTGTAAACACTCATCATGATATTCATCGTTTAGAAAAAATCAGAGAAAAAGCAAAATATGTAATATCTATAGGTGCTTGTGCAGTAGCTGGAGGTATCCAGGCTCTAAGAAACTTCACAAATGATGCTGAACTTCTAGAATGGCAAAAAGCTGTTTACCCGCAAGAGACTCAAGTAATCATAGATGAAGATCTACCAACAGCAAAAGCTATCAAAGAATATGTAAATGTTGATTTTGAGATATCTGGTTGCCCTATAACTACAGAGCAAATACTTAAAGCTATTCGTCAGCTACTCTTTGGTGTAGAACCTGAGAAAGTTGTTGACCCTGTTTGTACAACTTGTAAGCATGCTGGTGTTACTTGTGTAATGGTAGCTAAAGGTGAGCCATGTTTAGGCCCTGTAATTGCAGATGGTTGTGGTGCAATATGTCCAAAACTAGGGCGTGGTTGCTATGGCTGCTTTGGTGCATCAAAATATGCAAACTTAGATGCAATGACACGTAAACTAAAAGAGTTAGGCTTATCAGATAAACAGATTCATGATAAATATAGATTTATCAGTAGCCAAGATGATGTATTTAAAAAGGCTGGAGTATAG